The Platichthys flesus chromosome 8, fPlaFle2.1, whole genome shotgun sequence genome has a window encoding:
- the adra2db gene encoding alpha-2Db adrenergic receptor, protein MDSTQLNPLVGNVSNDENSTDAPLSFPHTTAAAAIIILVVIVIILVTIVGNVLVIVAVLTSRALRAPQNLFLVSLASADILVATLVIPFSLANEVMGYWYFGSTWCAFYLALDVLFCTSSIVHLCAISVDRYWSITKAVSYNLKRTPKRIKSMIAVVWIISAIISFPPLLMTKHDERECLLNDETWYILSSCMVSFFAPGLIMILVYCKIYKVAKQRSSTVFVAKNGLERQPSQSETCFVRKDQIETESPSSQDSCTRQQGQGELDDIDLEESCCTSDTKPRNHRFTKRRKVEGSDCCPPQSCRLSWASARASQLYPEQTTPAERPRVAAVNKTKVAQMREKRFTFVLAVVMGVFVLCWFPFFFTYSLHAICRDSCYIPGALFNLFFWIGYCNSSVNPIIYTIFNRDFRKAFKKIVCRTPKRT, encoded by the coding sequence ATGGATTCAACCCAGTTAAATCCGTTGGTGGGAAACGTGTCCAACGATGAGAACAGCACGGACGCACCGCTTTCCTTTCCACACACGACGGCAGCCGCTGCAATCATCATCCTGGTGgttattgtgattattttggTGACAATTGTCGGAAATGTGTTGGTGATAGTAGCGGTGCTGACCAGCCGCGCTCTCCGTGCGCCCCAGAACCTGTTCCTTGTCTCTCTGGCGTCAGCGGACATCCTGGTGGCCACGCTGGTCATCCCCTTCTCCCTCGCCAATGAGGTTATGGGGTACTGGTACTTTGGAAGTACTTGGTGCGCATTCTACTTGGCGCTGGACGTGCTGTTCTGCACCTCATCCATCGTGCACCTGTGCGCCATCAGCGTGGACCGCTACTGGTCCATCACGAAGGCGGTGAGCTACAACCTGAAGCGGACACCGAAGCGCATCAAGTCCATGATCGCTGTGGTGTGGATCATATCTGCGAtcatctccttccctcctctcctcatgaCCAAACACGACGAGCGGGAGTGTCTTCTGAACGATGAGACCTGGTACATCCTCTCGTCCTGCATGGTGTCCTTCTTCGCTCCGGGTCTCATCATGATCCTGGTTTACTGTAAGATCTACAAAGTGGCCAAGCAGCGCTCCTCCACCGTATTCGTGGCCAAAAACGGTCTGGAGAGGCAGCCCTCCCAGTCGGAGACCTGCTTCGTCAGGAAGGACCAGATTGAGACTGAGAGCCCCAGCAGCCAAGACTCTTGCACCCGCCAACAGGGCCAGGGGGAGCTGGATGACATCGACCTGGAGGAGAGCTGCTGCACGTCGGACACCAAGCCGCGCAATCATCGCTTCACCAAGCGGAGGAAGGTGGAGGGGTCGGACTGCTGCCCGCCGCAGAGCTGCCGCCTCTCGTGGGCATCGGCCCGGGCGTCGCAGCTCTACCCGGAGCAGACGACCCCGGCGGAGCGACCCCGGGTGGCCGCGGTCAACAAGACCAAAGTGGCCCAGATGCGGGAGAAGCGTTTCACCTTCGTGCTGGCGGTGGTGATGGGGGTGTTTGTGCTCTGCTGGTTCCCCTTCTTCTTCACCTACAGCCTCCATGCGATCTGCAGAGACAGCTGTTACATCCCGGGCGCACTTTTCAACCTGTTCTTCTGGATTGGCTACTGCAACAGCTCCGTGAACCCCATAATATACACTATTTTCAACAGGGATTTCAGGAAAGCCTTCAAGAAAATTGTGTGCAGGACTCCCAAGCGCACGTAA